In the Scomber japonicus isolate fScoJap1 chromosome 18, fScoJap1.pri, whole genome shotgun sequence genome, one interval contains:
- the asb16 gene encoding ankyrin repeat and SOCS box protein 16, translating to MSKETFPFTSTSLRSLRLEREFQDWEDARRSLAHRRSMSRPPVPRAPRPPPRQQRLQEVRAPPPQIRCRDVAVHNTFMCGDMKGVYAVLKDPGMVNALMETVHEEMVWAPEMGMWTLSSKVKQTSALRLAASRGHSGCVEELLFREAEVNANPGGSTALHDACIGAHPICVQLLLSHGADPDVLAEEGSTPLHLCTSAQSFQCAEMLLEGGAEVNVRTNESRLTPLHVASRRGLEEHVELFLSHGADVLATNQEGETPLNAACSGAERPSEAGRYLRVIQKLLDAGANPRTAGRKQHTPLHNACSNCSHRIVDVLLQYGAKADVSNCAGYTPMDCLLQVVEDYPDQQPEAIARSLLNHGAKPVSPKMLKQCVLSPSTLEVMLNSYTSVPHCEWMDSLPNEIYEDHPFFFDLVRQQSGQPRSLQHLCRCALRQHLGALCYSAVSKLDIPSSVKDYLLLCNDGTLQ from the exons ATGTCAAAGGAAACATTTCCGTTCACTTCTACCTCACTGCGCTCACTGAGACTGGAGCGGGAGTTCCAGGATTGGGAGGATGCAAGGCGGTCATTGGCCCATAGGAGATCCATGAGTAGGCCTCCTGTACCCAGGGCCCCCAGGCCTCCACCCAGGCAGCAGCGACTCCAGGAGGTCAGGGCCCCTCCACCTCAGATCCGGTGCAGAGACGTGGCCGTCCACAATACGTTCATGTGTGGGGACATGAAAGGAGTGTATGCGGTGCTGAAGGACCCCGGGATGGTCAACGCCCTGATGGAGACGGTGCATGAGGAGATGGTGTGGGCTCCAGAGATGG GCATGTGGACGCTGAGCTCAAAGGTAAAACAGACTTCAGCCTTACGTCTGGCTGCCAGCAGAGGACACTCAGGATGTGTGGAGGAGCTGCTTTTCCGTGAGGCCGAGGTGAACGCCAACCCTGGAGGCAGCACCGCCCTGCATGATGCCTGTATAGGCGCTCATCCTATTTGCGtccagctgctgctctctcATGGAGCAGATCCTGACGTGTTGGCCGAAGAAGGCAGCACTCCTCTTCACCTCTGCACCTCTGCTCAGTCATTCCA GTGTGCTGAGATGCTTTTAGAAGGTGGTGCAGAGGTCAATGTGAGGACCAATGAGTCGAGGCTCACACCACTGCACGTGGCCTCTCGGCGAGGTTTGGAGGAGCATGTGgagctcttcctctctcacgGAGCAGATGTTTTAGCCACAAACCAAGAGGGAGAGACCCCTCTGAACGCTGCATGCTCCGGGGCAGAGAGGCCATCTGAGGCCGGCCGCTATCTCCGTGTGATTCAGAAGTTACTGGATGCAGGAGCCAACCCCCGAACTGCAGGCAGGAAGCAGCACACCCCCTTGCACAACGCCTGCTCAAACTGCAGCCACAGGATTGTAGATGTCCTCTTGCAGTATGGAGCCAAGGCGGACGTTTCAAACTGTGCAGGATACACACCAATGGACTGTCTGTTGCAG GTGGTTGAAGATTACCCGGACCAGCAACCTGAAGCAATAGCACGATCCCTCCTGAACCACGGAGCCAAGCCTGTTTCACCAAAG ATGCTGAAGCAGTGTGTCCTCTCCCCTTCCACTTTGGAGGTGATGCTGAACTCGTACACATCTGTCCCTCACTGTGAATGGATGGACTCTCTGCCTAACGAGATATACGAG gaTCATCCATTTTTCTTTGACCTGGTGCGTCAGCAGAGCGGTCAGCCTCGCTCTCTGCAGCATCTCTGTCGCTGTGCTCTACGGCAGCACTTGGGAGCCCTGTGCTACTCAGCGGTCAGTAAACTGGATATTCCCAGCTCTGTGAAGGATTACCTGCTACTCTGTAATGATGGGACGCTCCAGTGA